The segment ATCTTAGATACGGTTTGAAGTTATCGATTTCACATAGATAAAAATAGTGAGACcgagtgaattttatttaaattagtcgCATTTTTACTgtctaatgataaaattttatgtcaaacgTCATCCCTCTAGCTCGTTGTATTTTTGGATTTGGCAATtaataaaacaacagaaaaatcGATCTTCATTTGATAGCTTGatggaaatcttcaaatttgatataaaaaccttATATCAAACAGTATATTTCACCTGTCTGACTCAATGCGTCTTccaattatttttgtcataaatagACAAAAAGGACGGAAAGGCGTCCTAAAATGATTGGATGTCTTCCAATTATCATGtagtttttcaaactcagaatgactaaaactttaaaattcctcaaaatcttcTCGCCTTATTTCTTggcaaaaacaatattttctatttgtatatttcgAATCCCAGTCCAGCGTCCTGGCCTAGAGatagcgcgttttccccgtgtCCTGGGCATCCCGGGTTGTCCTTGTTCGAGCATGGTTGCTCTTTACTTTGTGTTCtatctagggatgacgaatattttcagagcggttattacgtaaccaatatcaaaaagtcacaaatacaagtgaacaatacttttcaaagaggggtgtgattcaaatccttcatacgatcttactggtgatatttcgattacaggttttggatcacgatagaaactaacaatcgatacgatatcactgaaatttgtcggagcggtgacgatacgatctgtccaatggaagctctcgaaagaaatctgtgattggattgaaaagtgaacggaccggttattggaattatcgtatcgtatcgtatcattgaattgcatatcactgaaatttatcggagcggtgatttcaccggaaagtgcgaagtcaccactccactttacgggagtgaccgatattcgtatttgatgatgcactattccatacagatcatttttaattgctcgtgacatgattgactttgattacatgtactctgtttactgctggcgccatctattggtagaatataggactaaagtaaacattttaaagaaatgacataaatttttaacttatcttttccagaaaatggttcactctaataaataaattaaataaatagttttgagaaaaaaaataaaatttaagaagtaagctgaaacagataaattaattcaatcacacgttaattaaattagtaaattaagtattaattacaattaataaatttcatatttaatattaagtaataatttttaattaataatatgattaaaataacagatatttggaacgcatatttaaaaataacaatagcaatattatttgttattcaaaaaatcgtggattatgcatctctagttcTATCTGTgaacccccctgtaaaaaaggattgtgtaagcgagtgtgtgagtgtcatcttcatatgagatgAAGTCAGACCTCTGCCCTCgagtgttcaggggtctttactctcttTCACCTGTCTCTTATCTTGGTTTGAATTGATTTTCAAACCAACggggataagcaacaacagcatatttcaaatttccatttgtGAAATCGATTCTCTTTTTTAATGGAGGATGTAAACAACTTACACAAATAAATCATGCTTCAATCATTATTTGTCGTATTTGAACCAATTCTGACACGCAGCAGGATATTTTcggctaaaaaattttttcttattctcttGATTAACATCATATGCATGGTCACAGCTGCTCTTATCTCTTTCACACTTCCGGATTAAGTGTAAGATATTTTTCATGCATATCCTATTTATTTGAACCACTGATGCAGCGCTAAATtctttcgaatataattttatccCCTGTCCTTCAAACTGAACAAATAGCCATTCCCACAAAATCCTTATTTCGAATGTACTCATTAACAGCTGCATTAAACTCGAGATAACTCTTTCCTAGTATTATTAGCAGGCAGATTCACGAAACAGAATAAAAACCAGATGCCGTGAAGCATTCGCTGCAttcttcaagaaaagaaaaatggaaccgaaagtttcctttttattgattataaatcaaggaataattttatttttggccATTGGTGTGAGTTCTGATCCATTGGTGCAAGTGGAGGACTCCCAGATATGGGGGGAAGAAATTACGTTCGAAGACAACTCGGTTCACCAATATCTCGGTATACCTTATGCAGAACCACCTGTTGGTGATCGACGTTTCATGAAAACGGAACCACTCACAAGCCTCCCTAAACAGTATAAGGCCGTCTATGAACCCCCCGCTTGTCGTCAGTATACCGAAACGCCATTTCCCTGGTATTTCAATGATGTATATAAAAGCGAGAATTGCCTGTATTTGAATATATGGACACCCGCTGATGCTTGTCCTGAGAATCCGAAACCAGTGATGGTTTGGATTCACAGTGGCAATCACAAGTTCGGTTCAAGTTCGCTTGATCATTATTCAGGTAAAGTTTTGTCTGCTTTGGGTGATATTGTCTTGGTGACATTGAACTATCGTCTTGGGGTGTTTGGTTTTCTATCTTCAGATACAGATGATGCACCCGGAAATGCAGGTaaaaataatatggttttgataccatctttttttattgttttgtttcttgtttgtgaatttaatacttttacgGATGGaatattgtaattgaattttttttactcactCCCTTTTCTGTTAGAGTTCTGAAAAGTCCGTAATGTTATGCATTAccgttaaaaaatacattatttgattattttttcaaatttaattatcatttattagagatgcataatccacgattttttgaataacaaataattttgctattgttatttttaaatatttgttccaaatatctgttatttcaatcatattattaatttaaaattattatttaatattaaatataaaatttattaattgtaattaatatttaatttactaatttaaataacgtgtgatggaattaatttatcaatttcagcttacttcttaaatttgattttttttcaaaactatttatttaatttctgtattggagtaaaccattttctgaaaaatttgaattaaatataaatgtcatttctttaagtTGTTTACTTTAGTtgtatattctaccaatagatggcgccagcagtaaaggaatatatgcaaagtcaaatcacaagcaattaagaacgatttgtaACCTTATCAACACATACGAATACCAGTAAGACcagttactctcatgaagtggaacggcgacttcacactttccagtgaagtcaccgctccgataaatttcagtgatatgcaattcaatgatacggtgattccaataaccggtccgttcacagatttctcattttctgttatgttcgagagcttccatttgacagatcgtatcgattgttactttccagtaaagtcaccactccggcaaatttcagtgatatcgtatcgattgttactttctatcgtgatccaaaacctgtaatcgaaatatcaccattAAGATCGTATCAAatatttgaatcacacccctctttgaaaagtattgatcacttgtatttgtgactttttgatattggttacgtaataaccgctctgaaaatattcgtcatccctatcatttattagttttatacaCCTTTGCGTACAGATCACAAGATTTCTCATTTTTAGCAGGCCGAACCTTGTGGCCAGGTCACGAGATATATCGTTTTCATGTTTCTTCGGCTAAATCGGTGCATAACCAACCAgaggcaaatatttaacacattaaggacAGCAAAGAAATCTGTAAAACACACGCCTGGGGCAGCacgtttttaatgataattttgatgataatttttacGTAATAATGGTAATGAAAAGGGCTTCGCACAATTATCGACATCTATTATTCATCAAGTTGTAATAAATTcactttatttccaaattaatgaATCTTAATTAGCTTTGtgcatttttgctttctcgtatacgtagtgtaAAGAAAGTGtaataaaagtcaaaaaattcgaactcgagatgttGTCGAATCTCCACCTTCCGGTCCTCCCCGAATctgaaaatgtccgtctgtatgtcagtgacaaagataactcaaaaacgctttgagctagacgaatgaaatttggtgtaagcTCTTTATaacagatttgtagatttctatcaaattttgagcaaactctgcTTAGACGAAGTttttctgtccggctgttcgaatataattttacatgttaactacaaaacgaaaagagctagatagataaaattcggtacacagatttaacatctatattatagGCACCTATTACATTTTGTGTCCAATCCAATAAGGAGTTGGCAGGCTGTCGGTCTGTACCCTCataaatatgtaaacgcgataactcaaagacacaatgatttaaatatttaaaatttggtatgggattttgtgagtgaaattatagttatatgccaattttttgtttcaatcgattgagaaaaacgcgtctaaaacacaaattcaattttcagatactattaactgcatgccagggaataatcgccaaatGATCCTAAGCATTCCTTGACTACTTGCGCCAATGTCAAGCAAGGCACTCTCTGGAATGACACCTTTATTAGATagtgtgcaagaaagttttggtgataccacttccgctggttttgGGTCTGTGATACATAATGGTGGcaggccgcggtgacctggtggtaaagacccggcttgtgagccgtagggtttcaggttcgagaccgattccaccaaagaaccgccgtgtaagggggtctgttgcacgttaaatccgtcatgccaaacgtcctcccgctggtgtagtgtggagagggggtgccagctcaggtgtcatcctcgtcgtctgaccgcgattcaaaatgacgaggttcgtcccaaaaatagccctagtgttacaaCCTTACAACGGGGcgtaatataaccaaaccaaacataACGGAGGCAATGAATAGGATTCAGCAAGATTATCAAAAGTTTGAATTACGGTTTTGTGCTACGTTAATTGTACTTTCaccttaatttatattaaattatctttgtgCATTTTTCCATACTTCTAGGGCTGTACGACATAATGGAGGCACTGAAGTGGGTCcagaaatacatcaaatttttcGGAGGAGACCCTTCGAAAGTCACCTTATCAGGGCAGAGCTCAGCTGCTACTGTTGTTGGATATTTTACCCTGAATGACGGCGCCCAAAATCTCTACGACAAATTGATCATGCAGAGCGGATCACCGGTCAACTTCGGGACGGATTACAGGCAGCGGAATATCGATCTTGGCAAAAAAATCGCGAAAATGGTGGGATGTGACAAGGAGGATCTGGACGAATTTGGTTCATCTACTATCCAGTGTTTAAAAggtaaatatctaataataattagTGTGCCTCATTTCCTCTGATAATTGATCCTTTATTCCTGAATAAGTCACTCTTAATTTTCATCTAGATGCCATGTCAAAATACTTTCTTCTAAGTGTTCGGCAGGTTCAAATGCAATACTCATGCCTGTGTAAGGTCATCTCGAATACAGGTTTAACAATATAAACTAGGAAGAGTAGTTTCCCTAACATTTTTCAGCGCATAATACGCAATAATGGTGCAGATGTTCCTCGCGTAAGAATTATGAATCTTGGTCAGGGTGGAGGTGAATAATacaaatactcagatttttattttcctgtcTTTCCACAACTGAGAATTTTGTGCTTTGTGGTACACTGAAGGAAACCAgcatgaatttttgatatttttgcctACCcatatctattaataaaaaataaggctttctctctctctctctctctctctctctctctctctctctctctctctctgtgtgtgtgtgtgagagagagagagagagataatcaAGATAGGAAGATAtggcttatttttttcactttgagtAAAAAAGAAAGTTGTGGTGTACGCAAAAAAAATTGTGGTGTATGTACAACTGAAGTTTAACTTCAGATACAAGCAATGATGACGAGTTTCTAAAATGCttccattttttaatcattgctgctcttttttattatataattggatgtataaagatatcaacagaaaattgtgaaaatacATGACACAGTAAACAGAACACTGTgatgcttctaaaataatataatctgtatgtttatcaaaatttaatttttgcaatattttgccGAGGAAGTGTCattaagaacaaataaataaaataattcttggcAATTATTAATACCAGTGAACCAACTGGTCGACAGAGGAAGCTAGTtctttatgaaggaaaaaaaatctttattgctaTTACTTAGTTATCACAATAAAAGAAACTCCAAAACCCAcgataaagatgaaaatttttaaaaacccaatgatatttttgatattatttgtcACTGCGAGGGTATCAATAACAAGATTAAAACTACGGTTTCAGTCTCAAGTCTTTCTTTAtgtactttgtttttaaaaataagtttgaaaaacacattcaAACAGGTGAGTAGTCGAGAATCCATCAAATGCCTTATCGCAAATTCGGCAAtagataaatattgttaatgatcTGAATGGGATTAATTATGTTgctctaaaaatgattttagagtCTGGCCATATGATACTTAGATTAATAGGTCTTTTTCATTTGATGacacttattttatataaattttttcaaacggTTTCCTGATCCGCTTTCTTTTCGGGTTTAATTTTCAGGAAATAGCAACTTAAACCAACATTATAAAGGTCGCTTTACTAATACCCTATTTACAGCTCACAGATAATAGGACACCGTTGGTCTAAATGTGAAATGGCCTTGCGTTTGGTTCGCACTTTCTTTGTAACTGAGCTTTAAACATCTATACTTTAATTGTGTTCAACCTGCATATGCCtacaattttgcaaatttaaatttcaactctGTGCAAACTCTATAAATTTTCAATGCCtggataaaatgtaaatttaatttcttgttgtTTTCAGACTTGTCTGCTGATGATTTGGAAAATGCTGAATATGAATTAAGTCCAAACAGCACTTCATCCTGGCATCCCATCACGGGTGACGAATTTCTCCCCAAAAATCCCAGGAAATCCGTTCTTGATGGAAAATTCAACTGCAAAACGCTACTGATTGGAAACAACCGCGATGAAGGCTCAGTTATCGTAAAACATATTGAATTCTTCTATTCTTGAAATCCAAAAcgataatttgtatatatttaactGATTATGCATTTCTTCTCTATTATACGTTTTTATAATGCTCTTTGATTGAATACACTGTACACAGTCATCCATTCttgatggatatttttttagtaaaatgttacTGACTCGAAATATCCGCATGAACTCTCAATTGCATAAACATATgcttgagggggggggggagtcctCAATTGCATAAAAAGTATATCAGGGGGTTCCtacaaaatgtttgtaaaatgttCGCTGCAAACGGCAGAGGTTGAACTAGTCAGACAGATTGTCGGAAATTTGTGACAAGATTGTGATATAACATTTGCACTGTttcaaaatcgtaattttttagatttttacagttttaagtaATAGATTAtggttgaaaaaaatgaaataatttttcttatatactcaaataaagcataaatctccagtttttttttttttttttttttttttttttttatggattcaGTCAATTATCTGtacaatgcaatttaattttgagtattttatcatcaaatatatcattaattctGTCTATGTTTTTAGCAAGGGCATAAGGGAATCTGAAAAAGAAGAGGATAAACGCGTTGTTAAcacgaaaatgattttatttctaattcttccgttcataataaaattgaaaattttatttatatttttaatgcattaagaaCAAACACGTTATacgaatatatttcaaaataaaatattgaattagttttactaaatgaatttcttaattttaagtgaaattcgCTAACATGGCTTAagaatcaaaaacttttttagtgttgtcgttttttatttttttttttattttgataccaaaaacacataaaatagcgcaaaaagaaatttacacgcattttattcaagattacatattatactgaatatttaaaactatcagacgtattttttttattaattactaatcaATTTGTAACCACAGTAAATATCAATATTCATTTGCTCTTTTAACAttaatcacttaaaaattaatttcgttatTGTTACTTTAATTTGGATTTTTGAAGAAAACTATAGTTTTTCAAGCCATTGGCAAAGTAATTGATTACACTTTCTCAAatgatgcttattttttaaatacttatttagtAATTACAATGCAAATAATAGAAAACTGCATGttattcagtaattatttttagttatacctattagagaaataaatgtaaaatttcgcGTTCTCTACGGAAATATTCTGTGTACTGTTACTATCGAAAAGCTTTATTTCTCCTAtacattgaaacaaaatatatgtataaatggaTCTTCAAAATAGTAATAGTATAATTGGAATATTTACTATGATtggtacaattttattttaggtCTTTGGAGCttcaactttttcaaaaagatttttctcgTTTCCagcaacaataaataattaattatccgATTCAGTAAAATCTATAGTAAAatctcattcaattttttttaagtaagaatgtttacatatttagtttttaaaacatcTGAATTCAGTAGAccgaaatttgaattttgtagtCCTTTCAAACGTGACATTTAAAATTACGAacaaattatttaacttcaaattttaaaattttttgttattttatttgtttgttaaatattttaacaatatttttatcttcaaaaaagtgaaaaataatttagtacatTGAAATTGGTTTTTAACAAACATGGAAAAcaattcgtttaaaaataaaacgaacatAACTGATGAACgcttgaataaaataatgttgcTCTTTTCTTTAAAAGTCGTAGTGACAGATTAGATATTTgcgatatcataaaaatattatctcgAGTAAAATCGCATAAAGTTGagctataaactaaaatttaatttaaagaaaaatccataaattctattattattttttataaaaataggttGTGTgctgacagaattttttttccctttatatataCTCATtagttgtttaaattttatataattatttttaatgctttttaagcCTTGTATTTCTTTGCAATTCCATTCGTTTATAAGTATGTTGCTCTTATATAATAAACCTTCAATTAGAATGGAAATCAACAGAAAATGACATTATTCATCAAAGAACAAATATGTTAGTAAATTACatactaagaaaatatttgtttttttaagcaGGCATTTTTACTATCTCAGACACTACATCTCGATATTATGACAAAAAGCGTTTCACTCAAGGTTATGGAAGTATGCGTCTCGTTAGTCGAATTCAGATTGACCACGAATGCTCAAAAATTACCCAGGATAACATTCACGATAA is part of the Argiope bruennichi chromosome 10, qqArgBrue1.1, whole genome shotgun sequence genome and harbors:
- the LOC129988651 gene encoding acetylcholinesterase-1-like, producing the protein MEPKVSFLLIINQGIILFLAIGVSSDPLVQVEDSQIWGEEITFEDNSVHQYLGIPYAEPPVGDRRFMKTEPLTSLPKQYKAVYEPPACRQYTETPFPWYFNDVYKSENCLYLNIWTPADACPENPKPVMVWIHSGNHKFGSSSLDHYSGKVLSALGDIVLVTLNYRLGVFGFLSSDTDDAPGNAGLYDIMEALKWVQKYIKFFGGDPSKVTLSGQSSAATVVGYFTLNDGAQNLYDKLIMQSGSPVNFGTDYRQRNIDLGKKIAKMVGCDKEDLDEFGSSTIQCLKDLSADDLENAEYELSPNSTSSWHPITGDEFLPKNPRKSVLDGKFNCKTLLIGNNRDEGSVIPSLLDMKSFGFYGENDFKVDDKIITKLISTIMKVYPDLSKTLSVVSELPTLSAPLVTPAIDNPLLKKLPDPVSAVTVPVPVDKLPAGIPDVSSLLTNSILGRSSSDPDCKRHHLHSALGDLVLVCPSVYFAEKCAEQGNDVYYYFFIHRPSNTPFASWMGVPHFSEIPFVFGIPLTKPDDYTEEERDLSRQMIHYWSEFVKTGKPDPSWPKYSQDKPIYKVIGGQNGTKPLGKGPHKTNCDLLRLPHKLL